The sequence below is a genomic window from Corynebacterium afermentans subsp. afermentans.
AGGTCAATCTGCACCTCGGCGTCGGTGAGGCGCGCACGGACGGCTACCACGACCTGGTCAGCGTTTTCCACGCGGTGGACCGGCGCGAGGTGGTGCGATTGCTTCTCGACGGCGACCCCGTAGCCGGCCCAGCAGTCGAGTCCATGCACACCACGTTTTTCGTGGACGAGCCGGACGAGGACATCGACGGGCCGAACAACCTGGCGTGGCGCGCCGTCGAGGCCGTGGTGGCGCGCGCGGGCGTGGCGGTGCCGCGCGTGCGCATCGAGGTGGACAAGCACGTCTTCGTCGCCGGCGGCATGGCGGGCGGCTCCGCCGACGCGGCCGCCGCGCTGGTAGCGGCCAACGCGCTGGTGGCGCAGTTCGGCGAGCCGTTGCCGGACGAGGCGCTGCACGAGATCGCGGCGTCGCTCGGCGCGGACGTGCCCTTTTCGCTCATGGGCGGCACGGCGCTCGGCACAGGCCGCGGCGACGAGCTGGTCGAGATGCTCTCGCGCGGCCGGCTGCACTGGGTGTTCATCAACCCCAAGATCGGTATCAACACTTCGGGAGCGTTCTCGCTTCTCGACGACCTCCGGCACGGCAACCCCGCCCTCGTGCCGCATTTGGACGCCACCGAGCTGTCCCAGGCGCTGACCTCCGGCGACGTGGCGCGCGTCGCTGCGGCGCTGCACAACGACCTGGAGGCGCCCGCGTTGTCGATGCGGCCGGTGCTCAAGCGCGTGCTCGGTGTAGCCGCAGAGGCTGGCCGCCGTGCCGTCGTCTCCGGGTCCGGCCCCACCGTGGCCGTGCTCTGCGATGATGCCAACGCCGCGCGGTTCGCCGCTGAGCACTTGGCGGAGCAGTTCGACGGCTACGAGGTCTTCGTCGCCGAAGGCCCCGACCACGGCGCGGTGGTGGGGAAGGTGGGTTAACCGGAGGCGTCGTTACGCGTGCGCCTGCGTAAGATTGCAAGCCATATGGCTAACCTGATCAACCTGGAAAACGTCTCCAAAACCTGGGTGCTGAAAACGCTTCTCGACGGGGTCTCGCTCGGCGTGCAGACCGGTGAGCGCATCGGCATCGTCGGCGTCAACGGCGGCGGCAAAACCACCCTGCTGGAAGTGCTCACCGGCATCGAGCCGCCGGACGCAGGGCGCGTCTCGCACACCTCGGATCTGCGCATGGCGGTGGTGACGCAGCGGTTCACACTGGATAGCGCGCTCACGGTCGGCCAGGCCGTCGTCGAGCCGCTGGGCCTGCAGACCTTCGAATGGGCCTCCAACGCCCGCGTGCGCGAGGTGCTCCAAGGCACCGGTGTGGCGGAGCTTGGCCTGGACACCCCGGTGGGGCAGCTCTCCGGCGGCGAGCGGCGCCGCGTCAACCTCGCCGCCGCGCTCGTGCAGGACCTGGACCTGGTGGTGCTGGACGAGCCGACCAACCACCTCGACGTCGAAGGTGTGCAATGGCTTGCCGACCACCTGCTCTCGCGCAAAGTCGCGGTCGTGGTGGTCACCCACGACCGCTGGTTCCTCGACACCGTAGCCACGCTGACGTGGGAGGTGCATGACGGCACGGTCGATGTCTACGAGGGCGGCTACAACGACTGGACCTTCGCGCGCGCCGAGCGCGCCCGCCAGGCCGACGCCATCGAGCAGCGCCGCCAGAACCTCGCCCGCAAGGAGCTGGCGTGGCTGCGCCGCGGCGCACCGGCGCGCACCTCCAAGCCGCGCTACCGCATCGAGGCCGCCGAAGCCCTGATCAAGGACGTCCCGCCGCCGCGCGACACCGTCGAACTCATGGCCTTTTCCAAGCAGCGCCAGGGCCGCGTGGTCATCGAGCTCGAAGACGCGCGCATCGACGCCCCCGACGGCCGCACCCTGGTCGACCACCTCACCTGGCGCCTCGCGCCGGGCGAGCGCATCGGCCTGGTCGGTGTGAACGGCTCGGGCAAAACCACCCTGCTGCGAACCCTGGCCGGCGAGTACCCGCTCGCAGCCGGCAAACGCATCGAGGGGCAAACCACCCGCATTGGCTGGCTGCGCCAAGAACTCGACGACCTCGACCCGGAGCGCCGCGTCATCGACGCCGTCGAGGATGTGGCCACCTACATCTCCCTCGGCAAGAAGGAGCTGTCCGCCTCCCAGCTCGCCGAACGCCTCGGCTTCTCGCCGAAGCGCCAACGCACCCCTGTGCGCGACCTCTCCGGCGGCGAGCGCCGCCGCCTCCAACTCACCCGCGTGCTCATGAGCGAGCCGAACGTTTTGCTTCTCGACGAGCCCACGAACGACCTCGACATCGACACCCTCCAAGAGCTGGAAAACCTCCTCGACTCCTGGCCCGGCACCCTGGTGGTTATCTCCCACGACCGCTACCTGATTGAGCGCATCGCCGACAACACCTACGCGCTGTTCGGCGACGGCAAGCTGACCAACCTGCCCGGCGGCATCCAGCAGTACTTGGACACCCGCGCCGACCAGGCCCGCACTGCCGGCGTGCTGGATCTGGGGGAGGGGAAACCGGAGGGCGTCGAGAAGCAAATGAGCTCCCAACAAGAGCGCGAACTGCATAAGAAGATGAAGGCCCTCGAGCGCAAAATCGCCAAGGAAAACGAGCGGGCGGAAGCACTCGAAACCGAAATCGCCGAGCTTTCCGAAGCCGGCGAATTCGACACCATCGGCGCCAAAACCAAAGAGCTCAACGCCGTGAAGGACGCCCGCGAGGAGCTCGAGATGGAATGGCTCGAACTCGGCGAACAGCTCGAAGGCTAGGGTGGGGCGCATGATTTTGATCAACGTGCGATTCAAGCCCCTGCCCGAACACGTCGACAACTTCCGCGAACTGGTCAAGGACTTCACCGACGCCTCCCGCGCCGAAGAAGGCAACATCTTCTTCGACTGGTACCGCAACGAAGACAACCCCGACGAATACCTGCTCATCGAGGCATTCCAAGACGACGCCGCCGAAGCCCACGTCAACTCCGACCACTTCAAGGCCGCCCAGGAATTCTTCCCCACGATCCTCAAAGAGACCCCCACCATCATCAACACCCTCATCGAAGGCAAGACCGAGTGGGACCAGATGGCGGAGTTCAAGGTCTCCTAGGGGTAACCCCAGAGGGGCGCAATGTTTCCTGGAGCGCATTCATGGCTTAATATCTCCCCCGTCACATTTTCCTAGAACGTGAAAGGGGTGTCCCCAGTGACCGCTCCAGATCCGACCCAGAGTGGGTCCACCGCGGCCGACGTGCCCGCGAAACCACCAGCCGCGGCGAGGGGGATCGGCCCCATGATCGGCGCCATCTTCCTCATGGCCACCTCGGCCATCGGCCCAGGATTCCTCACCCAAACATCCGTCTTCACCGTGAAGATGGGCGCAGCGCTCGCCTTCGCGATCCTGCTGTCCATCGTCATCGACATCGCCGTGCAACTCAACGTCTGGCGCATCCTCGGCGTATCCGGCCTGCGCGCCAGCGAACTCGCCAACAAGGTGGTGCCCGGCCTCGGCTGGGCACTCGCGGTGCTCGTCGGCGTCGGCGGCTTCATCTTCAACATCGGCAACGTCGCCGGCACGGGCCTCGGCCTGCAGGCACTCGCCGGCATTGAACCGCGCATCGGCGGCGCCATCTCCGCCGTCATCGCCCTGGTGGTGTTCCTGTCAAAGCGCGCCGGCGCCGCACTCGACGTCATCGTCGGCATCCTCGGCGCGATGATGATCCTGCTCATGCTGTATGTCGCCATCTCCTCGAACCCGCCGGTGGCGGAGGCCATGCGGCAGACGGTCGCGCCTGAGGCGATCGACTTCAACGTCATCACCATCCTCATCGGCGGAACCGTCGGCGGATACATCGTGTTCGCCGGCGTACACCGCCTCATCGACGCAGGCCACACCGGGCCGGAAAACATCGATTACCTCACCCGGTCCTCGGTCACCGGCATCATCGTCACCGGCATCATGCGCGTGCTGCTGTTCCTCGCGGTGCTCGGCGTGGTGGCCACCGGTGTCACGTTGTCCAAGGACAACACTGCCGCCGACGTGTTCTACCAGGCCGCCGGCGAGTTCGGCCGCCGCGCGTTCGGCCTCGTGCTGTGGGCCGCTGGCCTGTCCTCGGTGATCGGCGCGTCGTTTACCTCCGTGTCGTTTATGACCAAGCAGGGCTTCGACCCGAAGAAGCGCACGATGTTCACCGTCGCGTTTATTGTCGCCTCCGCCGCGATCTTCCTCGCGCTCGGCGGCACCCCGCCGCAGAAGGTGCTGCTGTTCGCCGGCGCGTTCAACGGCTTGATCCTCCCGATCGGTTTCGCGGTGGTGCTCTTCGCCGGCATCTT
It includes:
- a CDS encoding NRAMP family divalent metal transporter, whose amino-acid sequence is MIGAIFLMATSAIGPGFLTQTSVFTVKMGAALAFAILLSIVIDIAVQLNVWRILGVSGLRASELANKVVPGLGWALAVLVGVGGFIFNIGNVAGTGLGLQALAGIEPRIGGAISAVIALVVFLSKRAGAALDVIVGILGAMMILLMLYVAISSNPPVAEAMRQTVAPEAIDFNVITILIGGTVGGYIVFAGVHRLIDAGHTGPENIDYLTRSSVTGIIVTGIMRVLLFLAVLGVVATGVTLSKDNTAADVFYQAAGEFGRRAFGLVLWAAGLSSVIGASFTSVSFMTKQGFDPKKRTMFTVAFIVASAAIFLALGGTPPQKVLLFAGAFNGLILPIGFAVVLFAGIFRRDLLRGYKPPAWMLTIGVLVLVLTLYMGWSSISKLPEIISM
- a CDS encoding 4-(cytidine 5'-diphospho)-2-C-methyl-D-erythritol kinase gives rise to the protein MVREIVASAPGKVNLHLGVGEARTDGYHDLVSVFHAVDRREVVRLLLDGDPVAGPAVESMHTTFFVDEPDEDIDGPNNLAWRAVEAVVARAGVAVPRVRIEVDKHVFVAGGMAGGSADAAAALVAANALVAQFGEPLPDEALHEIAASLGADVPFSLMGGTALGTGRGDELVEMLSRGRLHWVFINPKIGINTSGAFSLLDDLRHGNPALVPHLDATELSQALTSGDVARVAAALHNDLEAPALSMRPVLKRVLGVAAEAGRRAVVSGSGPTVAVLCDDANAARFAAEHLAEQFDGYEVFVAEGPDHGAVVGKVG
- a CDS encoding putative quinol monooxygenase, translated to MILINVRFKPLPEHVDNFRELVKDFTDASRAEEGNIFFDWYRNEDNPDEYLLIEAFQDDAAEAHVNSDHFKAAQEFFPTILKETPTIINTLIEGKTEWDQMAEFKVS
- a CDS encoding ABC-F family ATP-binding cassette domain-containing protein, translating into MANLINLENVSKTWVLKTLLDGVSLGVQTGERIGIVGVNGGGKTTLLEVLTGIEPPDAGRVSHTSDLRMAVVTQRFTLDSALTVGQAVVEPLGLQTFEWASNARVREVLQGTGVAELGLDTPVGQLSGGERRRVNLAAALVQDLDLVVLDEPTNHLDVEGVQWLADHLLSRKVAVVVVTHDRWFLDTVATLTWEVHDGTVDVYEGGYNDWTFARAERARQADAIEQRRQNLARKELAWLRRGAPARTSKPRYRIEAAEALIKDVPPPRDTVELMAFSKQRQGRVVIELEDARIDAPDGRTLVDHLTWRLAPGERIGLVGVNGSGKTTLLRTLAGEYPLAAGKRIEGQTTRIGWLRQELDDLDPERRVIDAVEDVATYISLGKKELSASQLAERLGFSPKRQRTPVRDLSGGERRRLQLTRVLMSEPNVLLLDEPTNDLDIDTLQELENLLDSWPGTLVVISHDRYLIERIADNTYALFGDGKLTNLPGGIQQYLDTRADQARTAGVLDLGEGKPEGVEKQMSSQQERELHKKMKALERKIAKENERAEALETEIAELSEAGEFDTIGAKTKELNAVKDAREELEMEWLELGEQLEG